The Bacillus carboniphilus genome contains a region encoding:
- the sufD gene encoding Fe-S cluster assembly protein SufD yields the protein MTVETNLTFDQEYIKSYSEKMGEPNWLKELRLQALAKVEDLPMPNPDKTKITGWNLTQFATHIVEEQTLNSLEDLPEEVKALINLDESTKNLYVQKDQTPVHTSLTKELKDQGVIFTDIHTAAKEHPELVQKYFMTDDGVKVDEHRLTALHAAYMNGGVFVYVPKNVEVKTPLQAIYVHGNPNTNLFNHVIVVADDHSSVTFVESYISTTKVENAIFNIVSEVHAETNAKVTFGTVDNLAENVTTYVNRRGVARKDGRIEWALGLMNDGDTISENVTNLMGDGSYGDTKMVVVGRGKQKQNFTTKIVHFGKNSEGYILKHGVMKESSSSIFNGIGKIEHGASKSNAEQESRVLMLSEKARGDANPILLIDEDDVTAGHAASVGRVDPIQLFYLMSRGISQVEAERLVIHGFLAPVVNNLPIEEVKKQLTEVIERKVK from the coding sequence ATGACAGTTGAAACGAATTTGACATTTGATCAGGAATATATTAAATCCTATTCCGAAAAAATGGGTGAACCGAATTGGTTGAAGGAACTTCGCTTACAGGCACTTGCAAAAGTAGAAGATCTCCCAATGCCAAATCCAGATAAAACGAAAATTACAGGATGGAATTTAACTCAGTTTGCAACCCATATTGTTGAAGAGCAAACGTTGAACTCTTTGGAAGACCTTCCAGAAGAAGTGAAAGCGTTAATTAACTTAGATGAGTCGACCAAAAACCTTTATGTACAGAAAGATCAAACACCTGTACACACTTCCCTTACAAAGGAATTAAAAGACCAAGGGGTTATTTTTACTGATATTCATACGGCTGCTAAAGAACATCCAGAATTAGTTCAAAAATATTTTATGACAGATGATGGTGTCAAGGTTGATGAACATCGCTTAACGGCTCTTCACGCAGCATACATGAACGGTGGAGTTTTTGTCTACGTTCCTAAAAATGTTGAAGTGAAAACACCATTACAAGCCATTTATGTTCATGGGAATCCGAATACGAATCTATTCAATCACGTGATTGTCGTAGCTGATGACCATAGTTCTGTTACGTTTGTAGAATCCTATATTTCTACCACTAAAGTTGAAAATGCGATTTTTAATATTGTATCAGAAGTACATGCAGAAACGAATGCAAAAGTAACGTTTGGAACAGTTGACAATTTAGCTGAGAATGTAACCACTTATGTAAATCGTCGTGGTGTTGCTCGTAAAGATGGTCGTATTGAATGGGCACTTGGGTTAATGAATGACGGAGATACAATTTCTGAAAATGTAACCAATCTAATGGGCGATGGTTCATATGGTGATACGAAGATGGTCGTAGTCGGCCGAGGGAAACAAAAGCAAAACTTCACCACGAAAATTGTTCACTTTGGTAAAAACTCAGAAGGATATATATTAAAGCATGGCGTAATGAAAGAGAGTTCTTCTTCAATATTTAACGGTATTGGAAAAATAGAACACGGAGCTTCTAAATCAAATGCGGAACAAGAGTCTAGAGTTTTAATGTTGAGTGAAAAGGCTCGTGGAGATGCAAATCCTATCCTCTTGATTGATGAAGATGATGTTACAGCAGGTCATGCAGCTTCTGTTGGGCGAGTAGATCCAATTCAATTATTCTATTTAATGAGTCGTGGAATATCGCAAGTAGAAGCGGAGCGACTTGTTATTCATGGTTTCCTAGCTCCTGTTGTTAATAATCTTCCGATAGAAGAAGTGAAGAAGCAGTTAACAGAGGTTATTGAAAGGAAAGTTAAATAA
- the sufU gene encoding Fe-S cluster assembly sulfur transfer protein SufU, with translation MSFNNLDTLYRQVIMDHYKRPRNKGIIDEGITVDMNNPTCGDRIRLTMKTEGDKVVDAKFEGEGCSISMSSASMMTEAIKGQTIENALKLSNIFSDLMQGKEYDEEELDLGDIEALQGVAKFPARIKCATLSWKAMEKAFKED, from the coding sequence ATGTCATTTAATAACCTTGACACGTTGTATCGCCAAGTGATCATGGATCATTATAAAAGACCACGTAATAAAGGGATTATTGATGAAGGTATTACCGTAGATATGAATAATCCGACTTGCGGAGACCGAATTCGTCTAACGATGAAAACAGAGGGAGATAAGGTTGTTGATGCAAAATTTGAAGGAGAAGGCTGTTCAATCTCAATGTCTTCTGCTTCAATGATGACAGAAGCGATTAAAGGACAAACAATCGAAAATGCATTAAAGCTTTCGAATATCTTTTCTGATTTGATGCAAGGTAAAGAATATGATGAAGAAGAACTTGATTTAGGAGATATTGAGGCTTTGCAAGGAGTGGCAAAGTTTCCTGCCAGAATTAAGTGTGCGACTCTATCCTGGAAAGCGATGGAGA
- a CDS encoding cysteine desulfurase, with product MDIQHIRDQFPILDQEVNGKPLVYLDSAATSQKPLSVIHELSHYYNHYNSNVHRGVHTLGTKATDRYEGARERVRKFINANSTEEVIFTRGTTTALNSIASSYGGANVEEGDEIVITYMEHHSNIIPWQQLAKKKNAELKYLPLQEDGSISLKDVEETITEKTKIVSIMYVSNVLGTINPIKDIAKIAHKKGAKIVIDAAQAAPHMKIDVQDLDVDFLTFSAHKMCGPTGIGVMYGKKQLLENMEPAEFGGEMIDFVGLYESTWKELPWKFEAGTPIIAGAIGLAAAIDFLEDIGLDNIAEYEHHLAQYAIEKMSSLDGLTIYGPQNRAGLVTFNIDEVHPHDVATVLDAEGIAVRAGHHCAQPLMKWLNVSSTARASFYLYNTEADIDKLVEGLVKTKEYFSNVI from the coding sequence ATGGATATCCAGCATATTCGTGATCAATTTCCGATTCTTGATCAAGAAGTGAATGGAAAACCACTCGTTTATCTAGACAGCGCAGCAACATCGCAAAAGCCACTCTCTGTCATCCATGAGTTATCCCATTATTATAATCACTATAACTCTAATGTGCACAGAGGGGTTCATACGCTAGGGACAAAGGCAACGGATCGATATGAAGGTGCTCGTGAACGTGTGAGAAAATTCATTAATGCTAATAGCACAGAAGAAGTTATTTTTACTCGTGGAACGACGACGGCATTAAATTCAATTGCTTCTAGCTATGGTGGGGCAAATGTTGAAGAAGGTGATGAAATTGTCATCACCTATATGGAACACCATTCGAATATTATTCCATGGCAGCAACTGGCGAAGAAGAAAAACGCAGAGTTAAAGTATTTACCTCTTCAAGAAGATGGATCGATTTCTTTAAAAGATGTAGAAGAGACCATTACCGAAAAAACAAAAATCGTTTCCATTATGTATGTATCAAACGTACTAGGAACGATCAATCCTATTAAAGATATTGCAAAAATTGCTCACAAAAAAGGAGCAAAGATCGTTATTGACGCCGCTCAGGCAGCTCCACATATGAAAATAGATGTTCAAGACTTAGATGTAGACTTTTTAACCTTTTCTGCTCATAAAATGTGTGGTCCAACTGGGATTGGCGTAATGTATGGGAAAAAGCAACTTCTAGAAAATATGGAACCAGCCGAATTCGGTGGTGAAATGATTGATTTTGTAGGGTTGTATGAATCGACATGGAAAGAACTCCCGTGGAAATTTGAAGCGGGAACACCGATCATTGCAGGAGCCATTGGTTTAGCTGCTGCGATTGATTTCTTAGAAGACATAGGACTTGATAACATTGCTGAATATGAACACCATCTAGCGCAATATGCTATAGAGAAAATGTCTTCTCTTGATGGATTAACGATTTACGGCCCCCAAAATCGAGCAGGACTTGTTACTTTTAATATTGATGAAGTGCATCCACACGATGTGGCTACTGTATTAGATGCTGAAGGAATCGCTGTTAGAGCCGGACACCATTGCGCACAGCCATTAATGAAATGGTTAAATGTTTCATCTACTGCTAGAGCTAGCTTTTATTTATACAATACAGAAGCTGACATCGATAAGCTAGTAGAAGGGCTAGTGAAAACAAAGGAGTATTTTAGTAATGTCATTTAA